Below is a genomic region from Tumebacillus sp. BK434.
AGGGACTGCTCCATCTCGATCAGCATGACCGGCTCCGTCACACCTTCCGTATGCAGCTCGCTTCGAGTCGCCTGATAGACCTGATAGCGTCCGGCCGACTGCTGCTTGAGCAGTTGCACCTGCTCCGTTGTGATCGGTTCTGTCGGCCGCCAGGAGCCGGGTAGCACCTCGCCCATCCACGAAGCGCTGATGTGGTAGAGGTCGGAGCCGAATGCATCACGGTACGCGGTGAATTCCTGCTGTTTGCTTTGATACATGCCAAGCGACGCCTGCACGATCAGAAGCGACAGAAACAGCTGAATCCACAATAGCCAAGCCTTTCCTTTGCGCCGCTTCAGTTGTTGCAGCGCCTGTTCCCACAGATATGACATCACTTCACCCCCTGAGCGCTTGCAGCAGATCATTGCGTTTGATCCTGCGCAACGCCAGCCAGCCGAGCGCGCCTGCGGTGAGCAGCACCATCAGAATCAAGCCGCCAAAGACCGCCGGGGACAGGCGGATGGCAAGCCCGAAACGGCTCAACAGCTGCTGCAGCAGCCAGAGCACCGGCACCAGCAAGCCGAGTGCTGCCAGCGAGCAGATCAGCGTCTCCCCATACACCTGACGCTGCAGATTCTGGTGCGTGGCGCCGAACGTATAGGCTATCGCCCACTTCTGCTGTTCTTTTTCGTATTTGTAGATCAGAAACGAGACGGTGTTGAGCAAGGTGAAGAGAAGCAACAGAGCGCATAAGACCAGCGAGATCAATAGACTTGAGTAATGCCCCGACATCTGCTCACCCACCACATCCTCATAGGTCCGCCAGATAAAACCGGAATTCAACCCGCGCAGCACACCCTCCGCCGCCGCGAGCACCGGTTTCGGCTCCCCTTCCACCTGTAGAATGATCTCCATCGCGACGGGAAAGCGGCCGGATAGCGGCCCGTGTGCAGCATCGATCACCGGAAACATTCCGTCATGCGGGATCAGTCCGGCCACGGTAAACGCTTCACCCGCAAGATAGACCTGCTGCCCCACCGGGTCTGACTCAAATGGAAACAGAATGTTCGCATATTTAGGGGTAAGCAACAGCTGATTCGGCTGCCGAAACAATCGCTCCTGCAACTCCCGGTCGACTCCGCGCAGCGCAAGCAGATCTTCAGTAGCCCAGGTGACCGGCACGCCGCTGATCGCCTTGTCGGTATCGGCCGTAAATATGGCGTTGCTCTCGATCGCCACAGCGGTCACGCCGGACAGTGCGGCCAGCTTTTTCCGAGTCGGTTCCGCCTGATCGTAATAAAGCGACGGCCCGATTTGCAGATTCGTCTGGTAGAGGCTGTCCCCGATGAAAAAGCGTTTCATCAACTGATCATACGTGCTGGAAAACAAGCCGAAGTTCACAGCAGGCAGGACAAGCCCGGCCAATAGCGACATCGTGATGAGCAGAGAAAGCAGCGGCCGCCTGACGACGGAGCGCCATGCCTGCTCCAAGTCATACTGCCACATCAGGATCACCTCCTAGGTTAGTACTACTAAATCATTTCATTTTGGAAAAATCAACCATTTTATGCGATTTCTTACTCTTCCCGCATATGCTCTACTGTTGGACGTGCTGTATCAGGAAAAAGACTCATCCATTCCGGAATGTTTTTATTAAAAAAATTAATCAAAAGGACTAGTCATGCGAGACTATTTATGTCATATTTGACATGTAAAATAATGTCGAAATATGAAAGGGAGGCTGAATTAATTGACGACCGCGAAGATTGTGAAGTGCGCCATTCACCCTGCGATCGGAATTGCCCGCGTCGGGAACAGCCCTGATCAATATTTTATCGGTCCGGAAGTCCCGGGCATCCTCGATTCCCCTGCTGCAGGCTACAAAGACGAGCATGGCCGCATCAAGCGCCAAGCTGCCCGCTTCCGCATTTACGGGCTGGACAGCGCAGGCAATGTGGTGCGCGAACTCTCCATGACGGACAACGATGTCGATTCCATCTCCTGGACCGTGCATCTGGCCAATAAAAAAGCTGCCTGGTACAACTTCGATCTCGCCCTTGACATCCCCGTCGCCGCCGAGCTCAAGTCCAACCTGCGCAACAGCTATCTGCAAACGCCGGAAGAGCGCGCCAAACTGATCATCGACCCCGGTTCGCGCACGCTGAGCGCACCGAACGAACAGGCACGCTTCGACACTGGCACCTTCCAAGACACGAAAGTCGAGCTTGGCGAGATCTTCACCGACTCGACCGGCCATCTGGTCGTGCTCGGAGGGTTCGGCCATTCCAGCTCCCCCGACGGCAGCGACGTTTACACGTTTGCCAACAACGACGGCTGGCATGATGACACCTCTGACGGTCCGGTCAGCGCTCGGGTGGTCATCGACGGGGAAGAGCTCGAAGTCGAACCGGCTTGGGTGATCGTCGCCCCGCCCGATTTCGCGCCGGGCATCTACGGCGTGGTCACGATGTATGACATCGCGCTGGAGGCGGCGCACAGCCTGCATCCTGTGCCGATCGAAGTCTCGTTTGCCAAACACATTCTGCCGATCTTCACACGCTTTTCGCTCACCCAATGGGTCAACGAAGGCTTCTACCGCGAATTTGGCTACAAGGCGCCGTGGGATTTCCTCAACCCGGAACTGCTGCAGCATCTGGCCGACCCGTCTGCTGAGATGCGTCCGCTGCGCCAGGAAATTTTTGAAAAGTTCCGTCACCCCAGCTATGAAAAAATGGAACGGGACGCGTGGCCGCCCGTCTACGGCGACGGCATGGACGTTCCGGCGTACAACCCGCGCAACTGGTTGACGATGACCCGTTTGCAGTACGCATGGCTGGAACAGTGGGCGCAAGGCAATTTTATCTCCGATTATTCCGAGACGGCCGCTGCCCCGGCGCAGCGGCTTGAAGATCTCCCGCTGGCCGACCGGCCGCACGCTCTGGACGAAGCGGCGCTGGAATGGGCTCTGGGCGGCGCTTTCCACCCCGGCTGTGAAGCGACATGGCCGATGCGCATCCTCTCCCTCTACAGCGCTCCGTTCCGGATCAAGCATGCACCGCCTGGCAAACGCGAAGACTTTGGCCCCGTGCTGACCGCCGAGATCGCGCTCGGTGCAGATGGCCCGCTGAGCGGCGGCAGTTTGCCAGGTGACCTCACGCGCTGGATGGCTGTGCCTTGGCAAACAGACACGGCGAGCTGCCGTTCCGGCTATGAGCCGAAGATCAATAAATACCTCCCCACCTTCTGGCCGGCGCGCGTGCCGAATCACGTGCTCAGTGAGGAGAACTACAAGATCGTCATGAATGAGAACTTGACCATGCCGGAGCGCCAAGACGCCTTCGACACACGCACCGACTGGCTGGAAGCGTTCCCGTCGTCGACCAAGAACCTCAACCGTTTTGTGGAAGACTGGTACAAAGTCGGCGTGATCGTCCGCCAAGACGGACCGGCCGACACCAAGCGCTTCCCATCCTCGATTCATGTGGAAATGGGGAACGAACTGAAGACAAAGTGATGGAGCGCGTCCAAATCGCCATCCTCGGCGGCGGAACAGCAGGTTCTGCCGCCGCCTATCTGCTCAGCCGGGCGGGGGTGTCCACACAGGTCCTCGATCGTCCTCAGCAGCCGGGGTGGAAGATCGGCGAGGGGCTGCCTCCGTCCTCGAGCGCTCTGTTTCGGCGGTTGGGGCTCTGGGAACACTTTCTGGCGGACGGTCATCTTCCCTCCT
It encodes:
- a CDS encoding LodA/GoxA family CTQ-dependent oxidase; the encoded protein is MTTAKIVKCAIHPAIGIARVGNSPDQYFIGPEVPGILDSPAAGYKDEHGRIKRQAARFRIYGLDSAGNVVRELSMTDNDVDSISWTVHLANKKAAWYNFDLALDIPVAAELKSNLRNSYLQTPEERAKLIIDPGSRTLSAPNEQARFDTGTFQDTKVELGEIFTDSTGHLVVLGGFGHSSSPDGSDVYTFANNDGWHDDTSDGPVSARVVIDGEELEVEPAWVIVAPPDFAPGIYGVVTMYDIALEAAHSLHPVPIEVSFAKHILPIFTRFSLTQWVNEGFYREFGYKAPWDFLNPELLQHLADPSAEMRPLRQEIFEKFRHPSYEKMERDAWPPVYGDGMDVPAYNPRNWLTMTRLQYAWLEQWAQGNFISDYSETAAAPAQRLEDLPLADRPHALDEAALEWALGGAFHPGCEATWPMRILSLYSAPFRIKHAPPGKREDFGPVLTAEIALGADGPLSGGSLPGDLTRWMAVPWQTDTASCRSGYEPKINKYLPTFWPARVPNHVLSEENYKIVMNENLTMPERQDAFDTRTDWLEAFPSSTKNLNRFVEDWYKVGVIVRQDGPADTKRFPSSIHVEMGNELKTK
- a CDS encoding ABC transporter permease, whose translation is MWQYDLEQAWRSVVRRPLLSLLITMSLLAGLVLPAVNFGLFSSTYDQLMKRFFIGDSLYQTNLQIGPSLYYDQAEPTRKKLAALSGVTAVAIESNAIFTADTDKAISGVPVTWATEDLLALRGVDRELQERLFRQPNQLLLTPKYANILFPFESDPVGQQVYLAGEAFTVAGLIPHDGMFPVIDAAHGPLSGRFPVAMEIILQVEGEPKPVLAAAEGVLRGLNSGFIWRTYEDVVGEQMSGHYSSLLISLVLCALLLLFTLLNTVSFLIYKYEKEQQKWAIAYTFGATHQNLQRQVYGETLICSLAALGLLVPVLWLLQQLLSRFGLAIRLSPAVFGGLILMVLLTAGALGWLALRRIKRNDLLQALRG